Proteins encoded by one window of Gemmatimonadaceae bacterium:
- a CDS encoding type II toxin-antitoxin system HicB family antitoxin, with protein MATMIFGDYVARIMLDEARGVLHGRVGNLADVISFEGATVKELQKEFEESVKFYLKVCKKRGVEPRRPYSGKFVVRLNPSLHREIAVAADREGESINKWVERALEHAAAG; from the coding sequence ATGGCTACGATGATATTCGGTGATTACGTCGCTCGTATAATGTTGGATGAGGCGCGCGGGGTTCTTCACGGTCGAGTTGGAAATCTGGCAGACGTGATCTCCTTTGAGGGGGCTACCGTAAAAGAGCTCCAGAAGGAATTTGAGGAATCGGTAAAGTTCTACCTCAAAGTGTGCAAAAAACGAGGTGTCGAGCCACGACGTCCCTATTCGGGGAAGTTTGTGGTGCGACTCAATCCATCCCTGCACAGAGAGATCGCCGTAGCTGCTGACCGCGAGGGAGAAAGTATCAACAAGTGGGTAGAGCGGGCGTTGGAGCACGCAGCAGCGGGCTAG
- a CDS encoding multicopper oxidase domain-containing protein, producing the protein MASAPHVPPERISANDNRTSAGTLRNGVLDVSLEIRNGTWFPEADDGASVSIQAFAEYGRPASTPGPLIRVPEGTEIRVTLRNTLTDSAVRIYGLHTRPSSDDAGMLVPAGGVKTVRFIAGAAGTYYYWGTSAEKKLDSRIDVESQLSGALVIDPRSAKQHADRIFVMGLWFEEASVVNGVKKPEREVLVINGKSWPHTERFTFTVGDSVRWRWVNPTPSTHPMHLHGFYYSVNSRGGTGADTVYTPSERRLVNTELMQIGSTMNIAWVPEKPGNWVFHCHFAFHVSPEASLRPHVAPAVGVPITHAHVRPHSMAGLVIGMTVLPRAGIRQARSTGEPRRMRLLLQSSPKKFGDNPAIGFVLQDGKAEPRRDSVSMPGPTLFLKRDQPVRITVVNHLAEPSAVHWHGIELESFADGVPNWSGMPGRLMAAIAPADSFVAEFTPPRSGTFIYHSHLNEGTQINSGMYGALIVTDDPDRYDPTKDKVILVGGGGPAPAGSVDAPGFVNGSREPAPLELEAGTTYRLRLINIHPDWRVEFALGTDTTTAQWRPVAKDGADLPASQSTMRSAYLITGPGETADFEFTPTVAGNMRLQVKTRAPGWTVPVDVIVRNARRAVISGR; encoded by the coding sequence GTGGCATCCGCCCCGCACGTTCCGCCCGAGAGAATCTCCGCCAACGACAATCGCACCTCCGCCGGTACGCTCAGGAACGGGGTGCTCGACGTTTCGCTCGAGATCCGCAACGGAACATGGTTTCCCGAGGCAGATGACGGGGCGAGTGTTTCAATTCAGGCATTTGCCGAGTACGGACGTCCGGCTTCTACTCCCGGGCCGCTCATTCGCGTTCCCGAAGGAACCGAGATCCGCGTCACCCTCAGGAATACTCTCACTGATTCGGCAGTGCGGATATATGGTCTGCATACGCGTCCATCATCTGACGATGCCGGCATGCTGGTGCCCGCCGGAGGTGTGAAAACAGTCCGGTTTATCGCCGGCGCGGCGGGCACCTACTATTACTGGGGCACCAGCGCCGAAAAAAAGCTCGACAGCCGGATCGACGTCGAGAGCCAGCTGTCGGGCGCATTGGTCATCGACCCGCGCTCCGCGAAACAGCACGCAGACAGAATCTTCGTGATGGGACTCTGGTTCGAGGAGGCATCGGTCGTCAATGGCGTGAAGAAGCCCGAACGCGAAGTCCTTGTGATCAACGGCAAATCGTGGCCGCACACGGAGCGGTTCACTTTCACGGTGGGCGACTCGGTTCGTTGGCGGTGGGTGAACCCCACTCCTTCGACCCACCCGATGCACCTCCACGGATTCTATTACTCGGTGAATAGCCGCGGAGGCACGGGGGCTGACACGGTATACACACCAAGTGAGCGACGGCTCGTCAACACCGAGCTGATGCAGATCGGCAGCACCATGAATATTGCCTGGGTTCCGGAGAAACCGGGTAACTGGGTGTTTCACTGTCACTTTGCCTTTCATGTTTCACCCGAGGCGTCGCTCAGACCTCATGTGGCGCCTGCGGTTGGAGTGCCCATTACACACGCGCACGTCAGGCCGCACTCCATGGCGGGTCTGGTGATCGGCATGACTGTCCTCCCACGCGCGGGCATTCGGCAGGCCCGTTCGACTGGCGAGCCACGACGGATGCGCCTCCTTCTGCAATCGTCACCGAAGAAGTTCGGCGACAATCCCGCCATCGGGTTCGTATTGCAGGACGGAAAGGCCGAGCCGAGGCGCGACTCGGTATCGATGCCGGGACCGACGCTGTTTCTCAAGCGGGATCAGCCGGTTCGCATCACGGTTGTCAATCATCTTGCGGAGCCGAGTGCCGTGCACTGGCACGGCATCGAGCTGGAGAGCTTTGCCGACGGCGTTCCCAACTGGAGCGGGATGCCCGGACGACTGATGGCTGCAATCGCGCCGGCTGATTCGTTCGTGGCGGAGTTTACTCCTCCTCGCTCAGGGACGTTCATCTATCATTCTCATTTGAATGAAGGGACACAAATAAATTCCGGAATGTATGGCGCACTCATAGTCACGGATGATCCCGACAGGTACGATCCGACGAAGGACAAGGTGATTCTGGTTGGGGGCGGCGGGCCAGCACCAGCCGGAAGTGTCGACGCTCCCGGGTTCGTCAACGGAAGCCGCGAGCCGGCGCCTCTCGAACTGGAAGCGGGGACGACCTACCGATTGCGACTGATCAACATCCATCCCGACTGGCGGGTCGAGTTCGCGCTCGGGACCGATACGACTACCGCGCAATGGCGTCCGGTGGCGAAGGACGGCGCCGATCTCCCCGCATCGCAGTCTACTATGCGCTCCGCGTACCTCATCACGGGCCCCGGTGAGACGGCGGACTTCGAGTTTACGCCCACTGTAGCGGGGAACATGCGGCTGCAGGTGAAGACGAGAGCGCCGGGGTGGACTGTACCGGTCGATGTGATTGTGCGGAATGCGAGGCGGGCGGTGATTTCGGGAAGGTGA
- a CDS encoding phospholipase D-like domain-containing protein, whose protein sequence is MDILTYAGFILIGVIIAAALAIGFLDVVRGTPVTSVGAPGEDTCCPAIADPAFREHLELLTHIDLDPGHEIELFINGDETYPRLWDDLRSAKTSITMQLYYCNKGRMADELLEILLDRARAGVDIYFLHDAFGTTLPDEYFEKLRVAGVTARPFRPIGIRSLHKAQHRAHIRVIVVDGVIGYTGGFGIDDKWYGDGRSKGAWRDTNVRFIGPAVRQLQATFIVCWAEASGNLLTGQKLLPESSRPAHDSGDSVAAGLLHASPTVGSTSAERFFVLSAAAARERFYLSNSYFVPDRAFRTFLCDAAKRGVDVRILTVSEETDVKSTWYAGRARYEELLRGGVRIFEYKPSMMHAKTLVVDGLWSSVGSMNADNRSMSFNEESNLMVLDPAIGTKMEAMFVEDLGYSEEILLPTFVQRGWRAKVAESACYLVRRVL, encoded by the coding sequence GTGGACATTCTAACGTACGCGGGCTTCATCCTGATTGGCGTGATCATCGCGGCGGCGCTCGCGATCGGCTTCCTCGATGTTGTGCGAGGCACTCCCGTCACTTCCGTTGGTGCCCCTGGCGAAGACACATGCTGCCCCGCAATCGCCGACCCGGCATTCCGCGAGCATCTAGAGCTTCTGACCCACATCGATCTCGATCCGGGTCACGAGATCGAGCTCTTCATCAATGGCGACGAAACGTACCCGCGGCTTTGGGATGATCTGCGTTCCGCGAAGACGTCGATCACGATGCAGCTCTACTACTGCAACAAGGGTCGGATGGCCGACGAGCTTCTCGAGATCCTTCTCGATCGGGCCCGGGCGGGAGTGGACATCTATTTTCTCCACGATGCATTCGGCACCACACTTCCCGATGAATACTTCGAGAAGTTACGCGTCGCCGGTGTGACGGCCCGGCCATTTCGGCCCATTGGAATCCGATCGCTGCACAAGGCACAGCACCGCGCCCACATTCGAGTAATCGTTGTCGATGGAGTCATCGGATACACCGGTGGATTCGGGATCGACGACAAGTGGTATGGCGACGGTCGCTCCAAAGGCGCGTGGCGCGACACCAACGTCAGGTTCATCGGGCCGGCCGTCCGGCAGCTACAGGCAACCTTCATAGTCTGCTGGGCCGAGGCATCTGGGAATCTCCTCACCGGCCAGAAACTGCTTCCGGAATCGAGCCGGCCCGCTCACGACAGCGGCGACTCGGTTGCCGCCGGACTTCTTCACGCCTCACCGACAGTCGGCAGCACATCGGCCGAGCGCTTCTTCGTTCTCTCAGCGGCCGCAGCGCGTGAACGGTTCTACCTCTCGAATTCCTACTTCGTGCCCGACAGGGCGTTCCGGACGTTTCTGTGTGACGCGGCAAAGCGCGGCGTCGACGTCAGAATTCTCACGGTCAGCGAAGAGACCGACGTGAAGAGCACATGGTATGCGGGTCGCGCACGCTACGAGGAGCTGCTGCGCGGCGGCGTCCGCATCTTCGAGTACAAGCCGTCGATGATGCACGCGAAGACGCTGGTGGTCGACGGACTCTGGTCATCGGTGGGAAGCATGAACGCCGACAACCGCTCGATGTCGTTCAACGAGGAATCGAACCTGATGGTGCTTGACCCCGCCATAGGAACGAAGATGGAGGCGATGTTCGTGGAGGATCTTGGCTACTCCGAGGAGATACTGCTGCCGACGTTCGTCCAGCGAGGATGGAGGGCCAAGGTCGCGGAGTCGGCCTGCTATCTCGTTCGGAGGGTTTTGTAG